The following coding sequences lie in one Syngnathoides biaculeatus isolate LvHL_M chromosome 16, ASM1980259v1, whole genome shotgun sequence genomic window:
- the cdr2l gene encoding cerebellar degeneration-related protein 2-like isoform X1, whose protein sequence is MLRAGRMEEFVTDEEEPWYDQRDLEQDLHLAAELGKTLLERNKELEDSLQQMYINNEEQVHEIEYLSKQLEMLREMNEQHAKVYEQLDVTARELEIANEKLVLESKASQQKIDRLTGTMETLQGQVDSLTARLEELRTLEELRVVREKKERRKTVHSFPCLKELCAAPRYEDGFLLANPGSVDLAERQPAEEENERLRDIVTSLRSALAAERSKREGAERECAGVLHEFDRLEQRLLGAEGCQVRVRELEAELQEMQLLRKSRACLMEEGIDTLLGNGPETDTPDEAVVMDAGGEVGAGDPGGPVRKSCSDTALNVIKVRDPPGRRQAGRKRGMSILSEVDEQYHALLEKYEELLGKCRRDEERLCHAEVQTSRPVSRDPSLKEYSMVSFGAAAAAVSSPPTPTHTPSTPEALEGISRQVEQVDKRLSQNTPEYKALFKEIFSRLQKTKSDVSAAKGRKSGK, encoded by the exons ATGCTTCGTGCGGGCAGAATGGAGGAGTTTGTCACGGACGAAGAGGAGCCTTGGTACGACCAGCGTGACTTGGAGCAAG ACTTGCACTTGGCAGCGGAGCTGGGCAAAACCCTGCTGGAACGTAACAAGGAGCTGGAGGATTCCCTTCAGCAGATGTACATCAACAATGAGGAGCAAGTGCACGAGATAGAG TACCTGTCCAAGCAGCTGGAGATGTTGCGGGAGATGAACGAGCAGCACGCAAAGGTTTACGAGCAGCTGGACGTGACCGCCAGGGAGTTGGAGATCGCCAATGAGAAGCTGGTGCTGGAGAGCAAGGCCTCGCAGCAAAAGATTGACAG GTTGACGGGCACCATGGAGACCTTACAGGGTCAGGTAGACAGTCTGACAGCCCGGCTGGAGGAGCTGCGAACTTTGGAGGAGTTGAGGGTCGTCCGAGAGAAGAAGGAGCGCCGCAAGACGGTCCACTCGTTTCCCTGCCTCAAAGAACTCTGTGCTGCACCAAG GTATGAGGATGGTTTCCTGTTGGCCAACCCTGGCAGCGTGGACCTCGCCGAGAGGCAGCCAGCTGAGGAGGAGAATGAGCGCTTGAGGGACATCGTGACGTCGCTCCGTTCGGCACTGGCTGCAGAGCGCTCCAAGAGGGAGGGCGCCGAGCGGGAATGTGCCGGGGTGCTGCACGAGTTCGACAGGCTAGAGCAACGTCTGCTCGGAGCCGAGGGCTGCCAGGTGCGAGTTCGAGAACTGGAGGCGGAGCTCCAAGAGATGCAGCTGCTGAGGAAGTCCAGGGCGTGTCTGATGGAGGAGGGCATCGACACGTTGCTCGGTAATGGCCCCGAGACAGACACGCCGGATGAAGCCGTGGTCATGGACGCGGGAGGTGAAGTCGGTGCCGGTGACCCGGGAGGCCCCGTGAGGAAAAGCTGCAGCGACACGGCCCTGAACGTTATCAAGGTCCGCGATCCCCCAGGTAGGCGCCAGGCGGGGCGCAAACGAGGCATGTCCATCCTAAGCGAGGTGGACGAGCAGTACCACGCCCTGCTGGAGAAGTACGAGGAGCTCCTGGGAAAGTGCCGGCGCGACGAAGAGAGGCTGTGCCACGCTGAGGTGCAGACGTCACGCCCCGTCTCCAGGGACCCTTCCTTGAAAGAGTACAGCATGGTCTCTTTTGGGGCGGCGGCCGCAGCGGTCAGCTCCCCTCCCACTCCCACCCATACCCCGTCCACGCCAGAGGCCTTGGAAGGCATCAGCAGGCAGGTGGAGCAAGTGGACAAACGTCTGAGCCAGAACACGCCCGAGTACAAAGCTCTCTTCAAGGAAATCTTTTCCCGCTTGCAGAAGACCAAGAGTGATGTGAGCGCCGCAAAGGGGAGGAAAAGTGGCAAATGA
- the cdr2l gene encoding cerebellar degeneration-related protein 2-like isoform X2 — MYINNEEQVHEIEYLSKQLEMLREMNEQHAKVYEQLDVTARELEIANEKLVLESKASQQKIDRLTGTMETLQGQVDSLTARLEELRTLEELRVVREKKERRKTVHSFPCLKELCAAPRYEDGFLLANPGSVDLAERQPAEEENERLRDIVTSLRSALAAERSKREGAERECAGVLHEFDRLEQRLLGAEGCQVRVRELEAELQEMQLLRKSRACLMEEGIDTLLGNGPETDTPDEAVVMDAGGEVGAGDPGGPVRKSCSDTALNVIKVRDPPGRRQAGRKRGMSILSEVDEQYHALLEKYEELLGKCRRDEERLCHAEVQTSRPVSRDPSLKEYSMVSFGAAAAAVSSPPTPTHTPSTPEALEGISRQVEQVDKRLSQNTPEYKALFKEIFSRLQKTKSDVSAAKGRKSGK; from the exons ATGTACATCAACAATGAGGAGCAAGTGCACGAGATAGAG TACCTGTCCAAGCAGCTGGAGATGTTGCGGGAGATGAACGAGCAGCACGCAAAGGTTTACGAGCAGCTGGACGTGACCGCCAGGGAGTTGGAGATCGCCAATGAGAAGCTGGTGCTGGAGAGCAAGGCCTCGCAGCAAAAGATTGACAG GTTGACGGGCACCATGGAGACCTTACAGGGTCAGGTAGACAGTCTGACAGCCCGGCTGGAGGAGCTGCGAACTTTGGAGGAGTTGAGGGTCGTCCGAGAGAAGAAGGAGCGCCGCAAGACGGTCCACTCGTTTCCCTGCCTCAAAGAACTCTGTGCTGCACCAAG GTATGAGGATGGTTTCCTGTTGGCCAACCCTGGCAGCGTGGACCTCGCCGAGAGGCAGCCAGCTGAGGAGGAGAATGAGCGCTTGAGGGACATCGTGACGTCGCTCCGTTCGGCACTGGCTGCAGAGCGCTCCAAGAGGGAGGGCGCCGAGCGGGAATGTGCCGGGGTGCTGCACGAGTTCGACAGGCTAGAGCAACGTCTGCTCGGAGCCGAGGGCTGCCAGGTGCGAGTTCGAGAACTGGAGGCGGAGCTCCAAGAGATGCAGCTGCTGAGGAAGTCCAGGGCGTGTCTGATGGAGGAGGGCATCGACACGTTGCTCGGTAATGGCCCCGAGACAGACACGCCGGATGAAGCCGTGGTCATGGACGCGGGAGGTGAAGTCGGTGCCGGTGACCCGGGAGGCCCCGTGAGGAAAAGCTGCAGCGACACGGCCCTGAACGTTATCAAGGTCCGCGATCCCCCAGGTAGGCGCCAGGCGGGGCGCAAACGAGGCATGTCCATCCTAAGCGAGGTGGACGAGCAGTACCACGCCCTGCTGGAGAAGTACGAGGAGCTCCTGGGAAAGTGCCGGCGCGACGAAGAGAGGCTGTGCCACGCTGAGGTGCAGACGTCACGCCCCGTCTCCAGGGACCCTTCCTTGAAAGAGTACAGCATGGTCTCTTTTGGGGCGGCGGCCGCAGCGGTCAGCTCCCCTCCCACTCCCACCCATACCCCGTCCACGCCAGAGGCCTTGGAAGGCATCAGCAGGCAGGTGGAGCAAGTGGACAAACGTCTGAGCCAGAACACGCCCGAGTACAAAGCTCTCTTCAAGGAAATCTTTTCCCGCTTGCAGAAGACCAAGAGTGATGTGAGCGCCGCAAAGGGGAGGAAAAGTGGCAAATGA
- the LOC133513927 gene encoding rho GDP-dissociation inhibitor 1-like isoform X1: MSFGLFAGILTLFPRVTCSLHLRPFRHPAHYPLHFFRGKTLTMAESEPTPEQLAALAAANEEPDCGVNYKPPAPKSLQEIQELDKDDESLRKYKEALLGSTSVSADPNVPNIQVTRMTLVCDAAPAPLVLDLTGNLDNFKSNPFVLKEGVEYKIKINFKVNKEIVSGLKYIQQSFRKGIKVDKSDYMVGSYGPKPNEEYEFLTTVEEAPKGLMARGTYTIKSKFTDDDKHDHLSWEWSLTIKKDWRD, translated from the exons ATGTCGTTTGGCCTATTCGCGGGAATCCTCACCCTTTTTCCCCGTGTCACTTGTTCTCTTCACTTGAGACCGTTTCGCCACCCTGCGCACTatcctcttcatttttttcgAGGTAAAACG CTTACCATGGCGGAGTCGGAGCCCACACCCGAACAGCTGGCCGCGCTCGCTGCGGCCAACGAGGAACCTGACTGCGGGGTTAACTACAAACCTCCGGCACCGAAGAGCTTACAGGAGATCCAGGAGCTGGACAAAGACGATGAAAGTTTGCGCAAGTACAAGGAAGCATTACTGGGCAGCACCTCTGTGAGTGCAG ATCCCAACGTACCAAATATCCAAGTGACCCGAATGACTCTGGTATGTGACGCTGCACCAGCCCCTTTGGTACTTGATCTGACGG GAAATCTGGACAACTTCAAGAGCAATCCGTTTGTGTTGAAAGAGGGCGTGGAGTACAAAATAAAGATCAACTTCAAG GTTAATAAGGAGATTGTGTCGGGTTTGAAGTACATTCAGCAGTCATTCAGGAAAGGAATTAAGG TTGATAAATCGGACTACATGGTGGGCAGCTATGGGCCCAAACCAAACGAGGAGTACGAGTTCCTCACCACCGTCGAGGAGGCGCCCAAAGGCTTGATGGCCCGCGGCACGTACACCATCAAGTCCAAGTTCACCGACGACGACAAACACGACCACCTGTCCTGGGAGTGGAGCCTCACCATCAAGAAGGACTGGAGAGACTGA
- the LOC133513927 gene encoding rho GDP-dissociation inhibitor 1-like isoform X2: protein MAESEPTPEQLAALAAANEEPDCGVNYKPPAPKSLQEIQELDKDDESLRKYKEALLGSTSVSADPNVPNIQVTRMTLVCDAAPAPLVLDLTGNLDNFKSNPFVLKEGVEYKIKINFKVNKEIVSGLKYIQQSFRKGIKVDKSDYMVGSYGPKPNEEYEFLTTVEEAPKGLMARGTYTIKSKFTDDDKHDHLSWEWSLTIKKDWRD, encoded by the exons ATGGCGGAGTCGGAGCCCACACCCGAACAGCTGGCCGCGCTCGCTGCGGCCAACGAGGAACCTGACTGCGGGGTTAACTACAAACCTCCGGCACCGAAGAGCTTACAGGAGATCCAGGAGCTGGACAAAGACGATGAAAGTTTGCGCAAGTACAAGGAAGCATTACTGGGCAGCACCTCTGTGAGTGCAG ATCCCAACGTACCAAATATCCAAGTGACCCGAATGACTCTGGTATGTGACGCTGCACCAGCCCCTTTGGTACTTGATCTGACGG GAAATCTGGACAACTTCAAGAGCAATCCGTTTGTGTTGAAAGAGGGCGTGGAGTACAAAATAAAGATCAACTTCAAG GTTAATAAGGAGATTGTGTCGGGTTTGAAGTACATTCAGCAGTCATTCAGGAAAGGAATTAAGG TTGATAAATCGGACTACATGGTGGGCAGCTATGGGCCCAAACCAAACGAGGAGTACGAGTTCCTCACCACCGTCGAGGAGGCGCCCAAAGGCTTGATGGCCCGCGGCACGTACACCATCAAGTCCAAGTTCACCGACGACGACAAACACGACCACCTGTCCTGGGAGTGGAGCCTCACCATCAAGAAGGACTGGAGAGACTGA